One Onychostoma macrolepis isolate SWU-2019 chromosome 15, ASM1243209v1, whole genome shotgun sequence DNA segment encodes these proteins:
- the trappc4 gene encoding trafficking protein particle complex subunit 4 has translation MAIFSVYIVNKAGGLIYQYDNYVPRAEVEKTFSFPLDLVLKIHDEKVVVSFGQRDGIRVGHAALSINGVDVNGKYTAEGKEILEYLKDPANYPVSIRFGRPRLTSNEKLMLASMFHSLFAIGSQLSPEVGSSGIEMLETDMFKLHCFQTLTGIKFIVLADPRQSGIDALLRKIYEIYSDFALKNPFYSLEMPIRCELFDQNLKSALEIAEKAGTFGPGS, from the exons ATGGCGATCTTCAGTGTGTATATTGTCAATAAGGCCGGAGGACTCATCTACCAGTACGATAATTATGTACCTCGAGCTGAAGTTGAAAAAACATTCAGCTTTCCGCTTGATTTAGTTTTAAAGATTCATGATGAGAAGGTGGTTGTGTCATTCGGACAGCGGGACGGGAtcagag TGGGTCATGCAGCTCTGTCCATTAACGGGGTGGATGTGAATGGTAAATACACGGCTGAAGGGAAGGAGATCCTGGAATATCTGAAAGATCCTGCCAACTATCCAGTGTCCATCAGATTTGGGCGACCTCGTCTCACCTCAAATGAGAAACTCATGCTGGCCTCAATGTTTCATTC GCTGTTTGCCATTGGATCACAGTTATCACCTGAAGTTGGCAGCTCGGGCATTGAAATGCTGGAGACAGACATGTTTAAACTGCACTGCTTTCAAACACTCACAG GTATAAAGTTCATTGTATTGGCTGACCCTCGACAGTCTGGTATTGATGCCCTCCTAAGAAAGATTTATGAGATTTACTCAGACTTTGCACTAAAGAATCCTTTCTATTCTTTAGAAATGCCTATCAG ATGTGAGCTTTTTGACCAAAATTTAAAGAGTGCCCTGGAAATAGCAGAGAAAGCTGGAACATTTGGACCCGGGTCCTGA
- the slc37a4a gene encoding glucose-6-phosphate exchanger SLC37A4a, with protein MAKSGYGYYRTTIFLAMFVGYTLYYFNRKTFSFVMPSVMQEITLDKDDLGLITSSQSLAYAISKFISGVLSDQMSARWLFSVGLFMVGGINVVFSQSSSVAVFSGLWFLNGLGQGLGWPPCAKVLRKWFEPSQFGTWWAVLSCSMNLAGGLGPIIATLMAQSYSWRFTLSISGLTCMVVSIFCLLIIRNEPSEVGLPNIEAGAKKGKGGSSKNESTFKEFIFSPYLWVLSLGYLVVFGAKTAYTDWGQLFLIQDMGQSALMGSSFMSALEIGGLLGSLAAGFLSDRAVAKHGLRLYGNPRHGLLLSMMAGMCVSMYLFRTTVTAHSSNVWILLLGAVFGFSSYGPIALFGVLANESAPSNYCGTSHAIVALMANVGGFLSGLPFGTIAKHYGWNTAFWVAEITCTVTTVGYFLLRNIRTKMGSVPKKAD; from the exons ATGGCGAAGAGTGGATATGGCTACTACCGAACAACTATATTCCTGGCCATGTTTGTGGGCTACACGCTGTATTACTTTAACAGGAAGACGTTCTCTTTCGTGATGCCCTCTGTAATGCAGGAGATCACGCTGGATAAGGATGATCTAG GTCTTATCACTAGCAGTCAATCACTGGCCTACGCCATTAGCAAGTTCATAAGCGGTGTGCTGTCCGATCAGATGAGCGCACGATGGCTTTTCTCTGTTGGGCTGTTTATGGTTGGCGGCATCAATGTGGTTTTCTCTCAGTCCTCGTCTGTGGCGGTGTTCTCAGGCCTGTGGTTTCTGAATGGACTGGGTCAAGGTCTAGGATGGCCACCGTGTGCAAAAGTACTACGCAAG TGGTTTGAGCCATCTCAGTTTGGGACCTGGTGGGCAGTGCTGTCTTGTAGTATGAATTTGGCTGGGGGTCTCGGGCCTATAATTGCCACACTGATGGCCCAAAGCTACAGCTGGAGGTTCACACTGTCCATCTCTGGCCTAACCTGCATGGTCGTGTCCATCTTCTGTCTACTCATCATCCGAAATGAGCCCAGTGAAGTTGGCCTGCCAAATATCGAAGCTGGTGCAAAGAAAGGCAAAGGAG GCTCCAGCAAAAATGAAAGCACCTTCAAAGAGTTCATCTTTTCTCCATATCTGTGGGTGTTGTCATTGGGATACCTGGTGGTGTTTGGGGCGAAGACTGCTTACACTGACTGGGGGCAACTTTTCCTTATCCAGGACATGGGCCAGTCAGCTCTAATGG GAAGTTCCTTTATGAGTGCCCTGGAGATTGGAGGACTGCTGGGTAGTTTAGCCGCAGGATTTCTGTCAGATAGAGCTGTGGCAAAG CATGGATTGCGTCTGTATGGTAACCCTCGCCATGGGCTCTTGCTCTCCATGATGGCTGGCATGTGTGTCTCCATGTACCTCTTCCGCACTACTGTCACAGCACACAGCTCAAAT GTATGGATTCTTTTGTTGGGTGCTGTTTTTGGTTTTTCCTCCTATGGACCGATTGCCTTGTTTGGAGTTCTTGCGAATGAAAGCGCTCCATCGAACTACTGTGGGACCTCTCACGCCATTGTGGCCCTGATGGCAAACG TTGGAGGTTTCCTGTCAGGGTTGCCATTTGGCACCATTGCTAAACACTATGGCTGGAACACAGCATTCTGGGTAGCAGAGATAACCTGTACTGTCACCACAGTTGGATACTTTCTGCTCCGGAATATCCGCACCAAGATGGGAAGTGTACCCAAGAAGGCCGACTAA
- the si:ch211-261a10.5 gene encoding potassium channel subfamily K member 13 isoform X1, translating to MQPKTCWLCHLFTFYFSILMVQSDHSGRSRIGCGCIWSHINIDFARIFLLWFVIVFYALFGAAVFSALERPSELEAHCRWNRQLAEFVQDHRVPSEDLRELLGHYEEAIAAGIRMEARRPRWDFSGAFYFVATVASTIGFGMAAPATLNGKIFLIFYGLIGCAATILFFNLFLERMITLITFLTRRCRKQKQKTKLSKRHIVPNLNTQPEHGEEQEYWKPSVYYVTLILATVAILVNCGASGLYSAMEDWSYLDSMYFCFVAFSTMGFGDMVSGQKAHYETRWVYQIANSLMIILGVSCTYSLFSIAAIIIKQMLNWILAKLFSLHCCRSQGCCFITSLKVKEPANQQIQNTSNHHGTRHVVKASLPSKSKCKCASTAVETVCQSLDTANSGPTFEHEIRDSYQLSKDDASF from the exons ATGCAACCAAAGACCTGCTGGTTGTGtcatctttttacattttatttctcaatattaatGGTGCAGTCAGATCATTCTGGTAGGTCCAGGATAGGCTGCGGCTGCATTTGGTCTCATATCAACATAGACTTCGCCCGAATATTCCTGTTATGGTTTGTGATTGTCTTCTATGCTTTATTTGGGGCTGCTGTCTTCTCGGCCCTTGAGAGACCTTCAGAACTGGAGGCACACTGCAGATGGAACAGACAGCTGGCCGAATTTGTTCAGGATCACCGGGTTCCCTCGGAGGACTTGCGTGAGCTGCTGGGACACTATGAGGAGGCCATTGCCGCCGGGATTCGGATGGAAGCACGGAGACCTCGATGGGACTTCTCAGGAGCTTTTTACTTTGTGGCAACTGTAGCCAGCACTATTG GTTTCGGGATGGCAGCACCCGCTACACTGAATGGAAAAATCTTCCTTATCTTCTATGGGCTGATAGGCTGCGCAGCCACCATTCTGTTCTTCAACCTCTTTCTGGAACGCATGATAACGCTGATTACATTCCTCACACGCAGATGTcgaaagcaaaaacaaaaaactaagcTGAGTAAAAGACACATTGTCCCCAATTTGAACACACAACCAGAACATGGAGAAGAGCAGGAGTACTGGAAACCTTCTGTTTACTATGTAACCCTCATTTTGGCAACAGTTGCCATTCTGGTGAACTGCGGAGCATCAGGTCTGTACTCAGCCATGGAGGATTGGAGCTACCTAGATTCTATGTACTTCTGCTTCGTGGCTTTCAGCACCATGGGTTTTGGGGACATGGTGAGCGGACAGAAGGCCCACTATGAAACACGTTGGGTCTACCAGATAGCCAACTCTTTAATGATCATCCTTGGCGTGAGCTGCACCTACTCTCTTTTCAGCATCGCTGCCATCATCATCAAACAGATGTTGAACTGGATTTTGGCCAAGCTGTTCAGCCTGCATTGCTGTCGGTCTCAGGGCTGCTGCTTCATCACAAGTTTGAAAGTCAAAGAACCGGCCAATCAGCAGATACAGAACACAAGCAACCATCATGGCACCCGTCATGTGGTCAAGGCCTCTCTCCCCTCCAAGAGCAAGTGTAAGTGTGCCAGCACTGCAGTAGAAACTGTGTGCCAGAGCTTGGACACAGCAAACAGTGGCCCAACCTTTGAACACGAAATCAGAGATTCATACCAACTTTCGAAGGATGATGCAAGTTTTTGA
- the si:ch211-261a10.5 gene encoding potassium channel subfamily K member 13 isoform X2 — MQPKTCWLCHLFTFYFSILMVQSDHSELEAHCRWNRQLAEFVQDHRVPSEDLRELLGHYEEAIAAGIRMEARRPRWDFSGAFYFVATVASTIGFGMAAPATLNGKIFLIFYGLIGCAATILFFNLFLERMITLITFLTRRCRKQKQKTKLSKRHIVPNLNTQPEHGEEQEYWKPSVYYVTLILATVAILVNCGASGLYSAMEDWSYLDSMYFCFVAFSTMGFGDMVSGQKAHYETRWVYQIANSLMIILGVSCTYSLFSIAAIIIKQMLNWILAKLFSLHCCRSQGCCFITSLKVKEPANQQIQNTSNHHGTRHVVKASLPSKSKCKCASTAVETVCQSLDTANSGPTFEHEIRDSYQLSKDDASF, encoded by the exons ATGCAACCAAAGACCTGCTGGTTGTGtcatctttttacattttatttctcaatattaatGGTGCAGTCAGATCATTCTG AACTGGAGGCACACTGCAGATGGAACAGACAGCTGGCCGAATTTGTTCAGGATCACCGGGTTCCCTCGGAGGACTTGCGTGAGCTGCTGGGACACTATGAGGAGGCCATTGCCGCCGGGATTCGGATGGAAGCACGGAGACCTCGATGGGACTTCTCAGGAGCTTTTTACTTTGTGGCAACTGTAGCCAGCACTATTG GTTTCGGGATGGCAGCACCCGCTACACTGAATGGAAAAATCTTCCTTATCTTCTATGGGCTGATAGGCTGCGCAGCCACCATTCTGTTCTTCAACCTCTTTCTGGAACGCATGATAACGCTGATTACATTCCTCACACGCAGATGTcgaaagcaaaaacaaaaaactaagcTGAGTAAAAGACACATTGTCCCCAATTTGAACACACAACCAGAACATGGAGAAGAGCAGGAGTACTGGAAACCTTCTGTTTACTATGTAACCCTCATTTTGGCAACAGTTGCCATTCTGGTGAACTGCGGAGCATCAGGTCTGTACTCAGCCATGGAGGATTGGAGCTACCTAGATTCTATGTACTTCTGCTTCGTGGCTTTCAGCACCATGGGTTTTGGGGACATGGTGAGCGGACAGAAGGCCCACTATGAAACACGTTGGGTCTACCAGATAGCCAACTCTTTAATGATCATCCTTGGCGTGAGCTGCACCTACTCTCTTTTCAGCATCGCTGCCATCATCATCAAACAGATGTTGAACTGGATTTTGGCCAAGCTGTTCAGCCTGCATTGCTGTCGGTCTCAGGGCTGCTGCTTCATCACAAGTTTGAAAGTCAAAGAACCGGCCAATCAGCAGATACAGAACACAAGCAACCATCATGGCACCCGTCATGTGGTCAAGGCCTCTCTCCCCTCCAAGAGCAAGTGTAAGTGTGCCAGCACTGCAGTAGAAACTGTGTGCCAGAGCTTGGACACAGCAAACAGTGGCCCAACCTTTGAACACGAAATCAGAGATTCATACCAACTTTCGAAGGATGATGCAAGTTTTTGA
- the si:ch211-261a10.5 gene encoding potassium channel subfamily K member 13 isoform X3, translating into MEARRPRWDFSGAFYFVATVASTIGFGMAAPATLNGKIFLIFYGLIGCAATILFFNLFLERMITLITFLTRRCRKQKQKTKLSKRHIVPNLNTQPEHGEEQEYWKPSVYYVTLILATVAILVNCGASGLYSAMEDWSYLDSMYFCFVAFSTMGFGDMVSGQKAHYETRWVYQIANSLMIILGVSCTYSLFSIAAIIIKQMLNWILAKLFSLHCCRSQGCCFITSLKVKEPANQQIQNTSNHHGTRHVVKASLPSKSKCKCASTAVETVCQSLDTANSGPTFEHEIRDSYQLSKDDASF; encoded by the exons ATGGAAGCACGGAGACCTCGATGGGACTTCTCAGGAGCTTTTTACTTTGTGGCAACTGTAGCCAGCACTATTG GTTTCGGGATGGCAGCACCCGCTACACTGAATGGAAAAATCTTCCTTATCTTCTATGGGCTGATAGGCTGCGCAGCCACCATTCTGTTCTTCAACCTCTTTCTGGAACGCATGATAACGCTGATTACATTCCTCACACGCAGATGTcgaaagcaaaaacaaaaaactaagcTGAGTAAAAGACACATTGTCCCCAATTTGAACACACAACCAGAACATGGAGAAGAGCAGGAGTACTGGAAACCTTCTGTTTACTATGTAACCCTCATTTTGGCAACAGTTGCCATTCTGGTGAACTGCGGAGCATCAGGTCTGTACTCAGCCATGGAGGATTGGAGCTACCTAGATTCTATGTACTTCTGCTTCGTGGCTTTCAGCACCATGGGTTTTGGGGACATGGTGAGCGGACAGAAGGCCCACTATGAAACACGTTGGGTCTACCAGATAGCCAACTCTTTAATGATCATCCTTGGCGTGAGCTGCACCTACTCTCTTTTCAGCATCGCTGCCATCATCATCAAACAGATGTTGAACTGGATTTTGGCCAAGCTGTTCAGCCTGCATTGCTGTCGGTCTCAGGGCTGCTGCTTCATCACAAGTTTGAAAGTCAAAGAACCGGCCAATCAGCAGATACAGAACACAAGCAACCATCATGGCACCCGTCATGTGGTCAAGGCCTCTCTCCCCTCCAAGAGCAAGTGTAAGTGTGCCAGCACTGCAGTAGAAACTGTGTGCCAGAGCTTGGACACAGCAAACAGTGGCCCAACCTTTGAACACGAAATCAGAGATTCATACCAACTTTCGAAGGATGATGCAAGTTTTTGA
- the calm3a gene encoding calmodulin 3a (phosphorylase kinase, delta): MADQLTEEQIAEFKEAFSLFDKDGDGTITTKELGTVMRSLGQNPTEAELQDMINEVDADGNGTIDFPEFLTMMARKMKDTDSEEEIREAFRVFDKDGNGYISAAELRHVMTNLGEKLTDEEVDEMIREADIDGDGQVNYEEFVQMMTAK; encoded by the exons ATG GCAGATCAGCTGACCGAGGAACAGATCGCTG AGTTCAAGGAGGCGTTCTCACTCTTCGACAAAGATGGCGATGGCACCATTACCACCAAAGAGCTGGGCACAGTGATGCGCTCATTGGGTCAGAACCCCACTGAGGCCGAGCTCCAGGATATGATCAACGAGGTAGATGCTGATG GCAACGGAACTATAGACTTCCCAGAGTTCCTAACCATGATGGCACGGAAAATGAAGGACACGGACAGTGAAGAGGAAATCCGAGAAGCTTTCAGAGTCTTTGACAAG GATGGAAATGGCTACATCAGTGCAGCCGAGCTCCGTCATGTCATGACCAACCTGGGCGAGAAGTTGACAGACGAGGAAGTGGATGAGATGATCCGAGAGGCAGATATTGATGGAGACGGTCAGGTCAACTATGAAG AGTTTGTCCAGATGATGACTGCAAAGTGA